DNA sequence from the Arcobacter sp. F155 genome:
AAAAGAAGATGTAATTAAAAGATTAAAATCAGTATATGACCCAGAAATACCAGTAAATATTTATGATTTAGGGTTAATATATAAAATAGATTTTGAAGAAAAAAATAACTATGTTTATGCAAATGTTGAGATGACTTTAACTTCTCCTGCTTGTCCAGTTGCAGAAAGCTTAGTTGAACAAGTTAAATATGTAACACAAACAGCTGATATTATTGATGAAGCTTATGTGCAGTTAGTTTTTGATCCACCTTGGGATCCTTCAATGATTAGTGATGATGGAAAGGATATTATGGCAGCTTCTGGAGCTCACATCTAAAAATGAAAAGAAACGAGCTATTAATTATTATATATACAATTACTGTTTTATTATCAGTAATGTACGCAACACAACCTATTCAACCATTATTAGCAAAAGAGTTTGACGTATCAGTTGTAAAAGCTTCATCTTTTACAGCTGTTATCATGCTTTTCTTAGCAATATCACCTATTATTTATGGATATATTTTAGAGTCAGTAAAAACTAAAACTGTTTTAACAGTTGCTTCAATTACACTATTTGTAACAAATCTAGCACTTAGTTTTTCAAACTCTTATGAAGTTTTCTTAACTATTAGAACCATTGAAGCTATGATAGTTCCAGCTATTTTAACAGCCTGTATGACAATTTTAGCAAATGATAAAGAGAATACTAAAGTAAATATGTCTATCTATGTAGCAGCAACCGTTTTTGGTGGTCTTGTAGGAAGGGTTTTCTCAGGATTTATTGCTACAGAGTTTGGATGGAGAACTGTATTCTTCTCACTATCATTAGCTCTTTTATTTGGTTTACTTTTAATTAGAAAACTATCTTTTGAAGGTGATACTGAATTAGCCAAACCAAAACTAGCTGATATAGCAAATATTCTTAAAGACAAAAGGTT
Encoded proteins:
- a CDS encoding metal-sulfur cluster assembly factor, encoding MSIIENKEALKEDVIKRLKSVYDPEIPVNIYDLGLIYKIDFEEKNNYVYANVEMTLTSPACPVAESLVEQVKYVTQTADIIDEAYVQLVFDPPWDPSMISDDGKDIMAASGAHI
- a CDS encoding MFS transporter, whose protein sequence is MKRNELLIIIYTITVLLSVMYATQPIQPLLAKEFDVSVVKASSFTAVIMLFLAISPIIYGYILESVKTKTVLTVASITLFVTNLALSFSNSYEVFLTIRTIEAMIVPAILTACMTILANDKENTKVNMSIYVAATVFGGLVGRVFSGFIATEFGWRTVFFSLSLALLFGLLLIRKLSFEGDTELAKPKLADIANILKDKRFVVIYSLMFVIFFIFGGILNILPFRIKEQVPDITETQIGLLYLGYGVGIVVSLTIHKIIALFKTELPTVLAGIGIFFIATVGFFSSNALFLFSLVFLFCLGMFIIHTVATRIANSLKQNQKALTSGMYLSFYYLGGAIGSFAPSFVYANFGWNITMLVFISMLVGIFLFVFLNRGLFKNFN